One Setaria viridis chromosome 5, Setaria_viridis_v4.0, whole genome shotgun sequence genomic region harbors:
- the LOC117858369 gene encoding uncharacterized protein, protein MAADVLSTVRWATACAALLNAAVASTGAAVAAVALRRCGGGGALGPAAAVASAASASRLLASAVAGFAQGAAASAIAAGAIGAHVDSERDLRQLSRLRYKRWLWWTRFGMIITMLQFVLAIYLMCAIIKDVLAEGSLKQCFSGKIQNNKEWKRILLIVFLVSMWVAIVVQCVTGSDVLRWRSFYASHDIAWRAHYREVFDHGIREVLCCLGRVKYSSVLEDDDICVVAQLLGDLMAYRASGTGHLELVAGLSLLQKSKLSTVTSKELVEAPQDLIQEAVLFHPFAEAAYTGPLLDFGRNPLMFPCVWLNRQGVLTPWTRARRPILEGDNCWRGHAAAFLKYANVAPEVLRKGRVSQTKREAAYFVIVLHDLSTVVIAIRGTETPEDVITDGLCKECSLTMDDLDGLINSDQLSPQLKNTVLSSFPHYGHAGIVESARELYTVLEGQPMHQDKSDTVTAGFLSSLLGDGCECHGYNIDIVGHSLGGSVAALLGIKLYGQFPKLHVYAYGAAPCVDYVIADACSQFVTSIVHNDEFSARLSMNSVIRLRGLAVKALSKASPNSAKVGKLVGGMMNARRDEKNAIEHCAPIGALQIVSEAKLSNDKMRGRNPMHTIRGGLFLFGKAISCLVNTPKYRVSSTAAINYELGRSRMTTASDGGKCIVAPRGSLDVSHCRESRDDQFQEDYFYECGEGYRLSRLNNGTELTSASNDHISTISSSEGQSPEVYLPGLVVHVVPVKKSTSPLQKTTVTRRKNRSYKAFIANRKDFMDLVVSPRMFLDHLPWRCQYAMQKVIEAQKREQLIHDSSAAEDAV, encoded by the exons ATGGCCGCCGACGTGCTGTCCACCGTCCGGTGGGCCACCGCGTGCGCGGCGCTGCTCAACGCCGCCGTGGCATCcacgggcgccgccgtcgcggccgtcgcgctccgccgctgcggcgggggtggcgccctcggcccggccgccgccgtcgcgtccgcGGCATCGGCCTCGAGGCTCCTCGCCTCTGCGGTGGCGGGGTTCGcgcagggcgccgccgcctcagctATCGCCGCCGGTGCCATCGGGGCCCACGTCGACAGCGAGCGCGACCTCCGCCAACTCTCCCGC CTACGGTACAAGAGATGGCTTTGGTGGACACGATTTGGAATGATCATTACAATGCTGCAATTTGTATTGGCAATTTATTTGATGTGTGCCATCATAAAGGATGTCTTAGCCGAAGGGTCTTTAAAACAGTGCTTTTCAG GAAAAATTCAGAACAACAAGGAGTGGAAGCGCATCTTGTTAATAGTTTTTCTTGTCAGTATGTGGGTGGCAATTGTAGTTCAGTGTGTCACTGGTTCTGATGTACTAAGGTGGAGATCATTTTATGCATCACATGATATTGCGTGGAGGGCTCACTACCGGGAGGTGTTTGATCATGGAATCCGTGAAGTTTTGTGCTGTCTAGGGCGGGTCAAGTATTC GAGTGTGTTGGAAGATGATGACATATGTGTCGTGGCACAGTTATTGGGTGATCTTATGGCTTATCGCGCTTCTGGAACTGGTCATCTTGAGCTTGTCGCAG GTCTTTCACTACTGCAGAAATCTAAGTTGTCCACTGTTACTTCAAAAGAATTAGTGGAGGCTCCTCAAGATCTCATCCAAGAGGCTGTTCTCTTTCATCCATTTGCTGAAGCTGCCTATACA GGTCCACTGCTTGATTTTGGAAGGAATCCTCTTATGTTTCCTTGTGTGTGGCTCAATAGGCAAGGTGTTTTGACTCCATGGACTCGTGCTAG ACGACCAATACTTGAAGGCGATAACTGCTGGAGAGGGCATGCAGCTGCTTTCCTAAAATATGCCAATGTGGCCCCGGAAGTCCTTCGGAAAGGTCGTGTTAGCCAG ACGAAACGCGAGGCTGCCTATTTTGTTATTGTCTTACATGATTTGAGTACAGTAGTCATTGCTATCCGTGGAACTGAGACACCAGAAGATGTTATAACTGATGGCTTGTGTAAGGAATGTTCCCTTACGATGGATGACTTGGATGGGTTGATCAA TTCTGATCAGTTGTCCCCTCAACTGAAGAATACCGTTCTCTCATCTTTTCCACACTATGGACATGCAGGAATTGTTGAATCAGCTCGAGAGCTGTACACAGTACTTGAGGGACAGCCCATGCATCAAG ATAAGTCAGACACAGTGACAGCTGGATTCTTATCTTCTCTTCTTGGGGATGGTTGTGAGTGCCATGGATACAATATTGACATTGTTGGACATTCTTTAGGAGGTTCTGTAGCTGCACTTCTTGGTATTAAG CTATACGGACAATTCCCGAAATTACATGTGTATGCATATGGAGCCGCACCATGTGTGGATTATGTGATAGCAGATGCATGCTCACAATTTGTTACCAG CATAGTCCACAATGATGAATTTTCTGCACGATTATCCATGAACTCGGTGATTAGATTGCGTGGTTTGGCTGTCAAGGCTCTGTCAAAGGCTTCGCCCAATTCTGCTAAAGTGGGTAAACTAGTTGGTGGGATGATGAATGCCAGAAGGGATGAGAAAAATGCCATAGAGCATTGTGCTCCAATTGGTGCTCTGCAGATAGTCAGTGAGGCTAAGCTAAGTAATGATAAAATGCGTGGAAGGAATCCAATGCATACAATAAGAGGTGGCTTATTTCTCTTTGGCAAAGCAATATCTTGCTTGGTAAATACCCCAAAATATCGAGTTAGCTCCACAGCAGCAATTAATTATGAGTTGGGCAGATCTAGAATGACTACTGCCAGTGATGGAGGGAAATGCATTGTTGCACCCCGTGGTTCTTTGGATGTTTCACACTGTAGAGAATCTAGAGATGATCAGTTTCAAGAAGATTACTTTTATGAATGCGGTGAGGGGTACAGACTGTCTCGTTTAAATAATGGTACCGAACTCACATCTGCTTCAAATGACCACATCAGTACAATAAGCTCATCTGAAGGACAGTCACCAGAGGTTTATCTTCCAGGCCTTGTTGTTCATGTTGTTCCAGTAAAGAAAAGTACTTCTCCATTGCAGAAGACAACTGTGACTCGTCGCAAGAATAGGAGCTACAAAGCATTTATCGCTAATCGGAAAGACTTTATGGACCTTGTTGTGTCGCCTCGCATGTTCCTTGATCATCTCCCTTGGAG GTGTCAGTATGCGATGCAAAAGGTTATAGAAGCACAGAAACGGGAGCAGCTCATCCATGATTCGTCAGCTGCAGAGGACGCTGTATGA